The Ferroacidibacillus organovorans genome has a window encoding:
- a CDS encoding dynamin family protein, whose product MNKETLRIAERLARVSTLLANTDLESLRANLSQRAERLLNQESTIAVFGAFSAGKSSLINALVLRNLLPVSPNPTTASINRIMPPTDEFPHETVRVFMKSAAQVQDEVANALQHLGLPVVDLSEIPRVIASIVRSELQPEKRAYDSFLRSLARGLTRDRPFAGEVRNVPLSEFPTYVAREDRAVWVERIDLYLDSPFAKLGVTLVDTPGSNSIHARHTDLAFQFMRDADATVFVTYYNHAFAKPDRSFLRQLGMVKDALDTDSMLFVINASDLAATPDETGQVVSYVRQELQKLGVRTPQIYPLSSQLAMFAAMIDSDTFPEEATGALRKRLHLAPDEPLPSVEEMKGRSGITPFYEALVALAVHRLRDESHRRAKAELTRAASRLEAGIAALGAQIEQGDTYQRKRLEESYAFVAQMDEDLAIEAMRLKAEGEELFHHALQRVRFALPELSAGAFHVSTLRSGSRDEADQAYRAWRSDVAERATQEARATSLRLLRMVDQGRGRRLQAHLDFCAREGLVGQETLEKAPDYPVPTALAIDSAPDVERAVQRAVRDIQAFIEGAGRSQLAPILEAQAVNCVESYFLSVLRGFIDVHSEQSRTERADYLMIVQQAQAPVRDGELRQRQERLLAARAAWPDEREALEGFE is encoded by the coding sequence ATGAATAAAGAAACCCTGCGCATTGCAGAGCGTCTCGCTCGCGTATCGACGCTGCTTGCAAACACAGACCTTGAATCGCTTCGTGCGAACCTCTCGCAGCGTGCAGAGCGATTGCTCAATCAAGAGTCAACGATCGCAGTGTTCGGCGCGTTTTCCGCGGGCAAATCGTCTCTTATCAATGCGCTCGTTTTGCGCAATCTCTTGCCGGTCTCGCCAAATCCTACAACAGCCTCCATCAATCGCATCATGCCGCCGACAGACGAGTTTCCTCACGAGACGGTTCGCGTTTTTATGAAGTCTGCTGCGCAGGTGCAAGACGAGGTTGCAAACGCCTTGCAACACCTTGGGCTTCCAGTCGTCGATCTCTCAGAGATCCCGCGCGTCATCGCGTCGATTGTGCGCTCCGAGCTGCAGCCAGAAAAGCGCGCCTACGACAGCTTTTTGCGTTCGCTCGCGCGTGGACTGACACGGGATCGGCCATTTGCCGGCGAGGTGCGAAATGTGCCCTTGAGCGAGTTTCCAACTTATGTCGCGCGCGAAGACCGTGCGGTATGGGTTGAGCGTATCGATCTCTACCTCGATTCACCGTTTGCCAAACTGGGCGTGACGCTTGTGGACACGCCCGGTTCAAACTCGATTCACGCGCGGCACACCGACCTTGCGTTTCAATTCATGCGCGACGCGGATGCGACTGTGTTTGTCACGTATTACAACCACGCCTTCGCAAAGCCTGATCGCTCCTTTTTGCGACAATTGGGCATGGTGAAGGATGCTCTTGATACGGATTCGATGCTCTTTGTCATCAATGCTTCTGACCTTGCGGCGACACCTGATGAAACGGGGCAGGTCGTGTCTTATGTGCGTCAAGAACTGCAAAAGCTCGGTGTGCGCACACCGCAGATCTATCCGCTTTCAAGTCAACTCGCCATGTTTGCCGCGATGATTGACAGCGACACGTTTCCGGAGGAAGCAACTGGAGCGCTGCGTAAGCGCCTTCATTTGGCGCCGGATGAACCCCTTCCATCGGTTGAAGAGATGAAGGGGCGTTCGGGGATTACACCGTTTTATGAGGCGCTCGTCGCGCTCGCCGTGCACCGCCTGCGCGATGAATCACACAGGCGCGCAAAGGCAGAGCTCACGCGCGCCGCGTCACGCCTTGAGGCAGGAATTGCAGCGCTTGGCGCGCAGATTGAACAGGGTGACACCTATCAGCGCAAGCGTCTCGAAGAAAGCTACGCATTTGTTGCGCAAATGGATGAGGATCTGGCGATCGAAGCGATGCGCTTAAAGGCAGAAGGCGAGGAGTTGTTTCATCACGCATTGCAGCGCGTCCGCTTTGCGTTGCCAGAACTCAGCGCGGGAGCGTTTCACGTCTCGACACTGCGCAGCGGCTCGCGGGATGAGGCGGATCAGGCGTATCGCGCGTGGCGCAGCGATGTCGCAGAGCGTGCGACGCAAGAGGCGCGCGCGACTTCCCTGCGGCTTTTGCGCATGGTCGACCAAGGGAGGGGGCGCCGGCTTCAGGCCCATCTTGATTTTTGTGCACGTGAAGGCCTTGTCGGTCAGGAAACGCTAGAAAAAGCGCCTGACTACCCAGTACCCACCGCACTTGCGATAGATAGCGCTCCTGACGTGGAGCGTGCGGTACAGCGCGCGGTGCGCGACATTCAGGCGTTTATCGAAGGGGCCGGAAGAAGCCAGCTTGCGCCGATTCTTGAGGCGCAGGCCGTGAATTGTGTAGAGTCGTATTTTCTTTCGGTCTTGCGCGGTTTCATTGATGTGCACAGCGAGCAATCGCGGACCGAACGGGCTGACTATCTTATGATCGTGCAGCAGGCGCAGGCACCTGTGCGGGATGGCGAGTTGAGGCAGCGACAAGAGCGCTTGCTCGCCGCGCGCGCTGCATGGCCTGATGAGCGGGAAGCGTTGGAGGGGTTTGAATGA
- a CDS encoding acyl-CoA thioesterase, producing the protein MNESRITLVVRSTEIDINGHVNNAKYLEYLEWGREDFYERAMLDYETLFQLGVITVSANISINYRREAKQNDVLTVITRPGQLGNKSFVFHQTILREADDTLIADASVTLVTVDTKTRKSTPLPARLRAVLQGD; encoded by the coding sequence ATGAATGAATCGCGGATCACACTGGTCGTTCGCTCAACGGAGATTGATATCAATGGTCACGTCAACAACGCGAAGTATTTAGAATACCTCGAGTGGGGTCGGGAAGACTTTTACGAGCGTGCAATGCTTGATTACGAAACGCTTTTTCAGTTGGGCGTCATCACCGTTTCGGCCAACATTTCGATCAACTATCGACGCGAGGCAAAACAAAATGACGTGCTCACTGTGATTACACGCCCTGGACAACTGGGGAACAAAAGCTTTGTTTTTCATCAGACCATCCTGCGCGAGGCGGATGACACGCTGATTGCTGACGCGTCTGTGACGCTTGTGACGGTGGATACAAAAACGCGCAAAAGTACGCCGCTTCCGGCGCGGTTGCGTGCGGTGTTGCAGGGTGACTGA
- a CDS encoding globin translates to MQGSPYEKIGGEETIARLVDAFYPRVVEHEDLKPIFPQDIKPVRDKQFLFLTQFLGGPPLYSTMYGHPMLRARHMPHEITPKRAAAWLSCMREAMDEIGLAGEMRSFIEERLTMTAHHMVNRPDDETEKPV, encoded by the coding sequence ATGCAAGGTTCACCCTATGAGAAAATCGGTGGGGAAGAGACGATTGCGCGTTTGGTCGACGCTTTTTACCCACGCGTCGTTGAGCACGAAGATTTGAAGCCAATCTTTCCGCAAGACATCAAACCAGTGCGCGACAAACAGTTTCTCTTTTTGACGCAGTTTTTGGGCGGGCCTCCACTCTACTCTACCATGTACGGTCACCCGATGCTGCGCGCGCGGCACATGCCGCATGAAATCACGCCAAAGCGCGCCGCCGCGTGGCTCTCCTGCATGCGCGAGGCGATGGATGAGATTGGACTCGCGGGTGAGATGCGCAGCTTCATTGAAGAACGCCTTACCATGACGGCACATCACATGGTCAATCGACCTGATGATGAGACAGAAAAGCCGGTCTAG
- a CDS encoding HAD family hydrolase, which translates to MTILEQVTFDLDGTLADAPFERLVLPHVYKELLRLGIAQPQERLFKEQLRRFEEERRVDAFHWDDLVLQVLRAEGIEASLVMAELIEREDVAKALSEERLFPDVIAGLRAIRALGFGISVLTNGHARYQRAVFAKMGVSDLFDVIVGPDILGTSKPNPAVFSHESLTLPVRMHVGDLLTQDVAVAKNAGIRGVMVARPRQTVEGFDRLRAYTPAERPHVALTSGLLLRQYEKEHRYLARPLPAAALTKDSAAFPDAIVFSLEELPALLCTP; encoded by the coding sequence GTGACGATTCTTGAACAAGTGACGTTTGATTTGGACGGAACGCTTGCGGATGCGCCGTTTGAGCGGTTGGTTCTCCCGCATGTCTATAAAGAGCTCTTGCGACTGGGCATCGCGCAGCCGCAAGAGCGGTTATTTAAGGAGCAGTTGCGGAGGTTTGAAGAAGAGCGGCGGGTTGACGCGTTTCACTGGGACGATCTTGTGCTGCAGGTTTTGCGAGCAGAAGGGATTGAGGCGTCGCTTGTGATGGCTGAACTCATCGAGCGCGAGGACGTCGCCAAGGCGCTCAGCGAGGAACGGCTGTTTCCTGATGTGATTGCGGGACTGCGCGCGATTCGCGCGCTTGGGTTTGGCATCTCTGTCTTGACGAATGGACACGCGCGCTATCAGCGCGCGGTATTCGCCAAGATGGGCGTATCCGATCTGTTTGATGTGATTGTCGGCCCTGATATCTTAGGCACCTCAAAACCCAATCCTGCGGTTTTTTCTCACGAAAGCTTGACACTTCCTGTGCGCATGCACGTCGGAGACTTGCTGACACAAGATGTGGCAGTTGCGAAAAATGCAGGAATCCGCGGTGTCATGGTGGCGCGGCCGCGGCAGACGGTGGAAGGATTTGATCGCCTGCGCGCGTACACGCCCGCAGAGCGCCCACACGTAGCGCTCACATCCGGTCTATTGCTGCGGCAGTACGAAAAGGAGCACCGCTATCTAGCCCGCCCGCTGCCAGCGGCCGCGCTCACTAAAGACAGTGCTGCGTTTCCTGATGCGATCGTGTTTTCACTTGAAGAACTGCCTGCCCTTTTGTGCACACCATGA
- a CDS encoding MFS transporter, whose amino-acid sequence MSKDSNARQAYTIVLFIFFTTSLVESLVVSHLNAFLPVYLHQDLAVSQKNVPIFLALSTAIEFVLGLPLVPFWGVWADKFSRKWVIARSAYVEALVFFMIGASHSVVMFVISLLFVGFQLGNTGVMLSAIRDVAPAKRTGFAIALFGLASPLGFALGPLMGSFLVEHTGLGLHGLFMLDGVLSAGTGVLVSALFREVRPKAPPQGRTIDLALRAVSRVFTSPRIRKLFIIFGLVILGRQMVSPFIPLLVIHLHPMRYGQLSAIGLVTGTSALAGAAISPLAGALGDRIGFRRVLFVSVLVMAASFFLMAVSQSVLALAALSLFFSAANSINFAMIFSMLATTLSDEERTPALNLVYVPLYISGIIGPILAGAIARTDLALVFIAAGVMALIGAWVVYLTRTRTVVMTPEPRA is encoded by the coding sequence ATGAGCAAAGACTCAAACGCGCGTCAGGCGTACACAATCGTTTTGTTCATCTTTTTCACGACGTCTCTTGTCGAGTCGTTGGTGGTGTCTCATTTAAACGCTTTTCTTCCGGTCTACTTACATCAGGATCTCGCTGTTTCACAAAAAAACGTCCCGATTTTTCTGGCGCTCTCCACGGCCATCGAGTTTGTTCTCGGTCTACCGCTTGTGCCTTTTTGGGGGGTGTGGGCGGACAAATTCAGCCGCAAGTGGGTGATTGCGCGAAGCGCCTATGTAGAAGCGCTTGTGTTTTTTATGATCGGTGCGTCGCACTCTGTTGTGATGTTTGTCATATCACTGCTTTTTGTCGGATTTCAACTGGGGAATACAGGTGTCATGCTCTCGGCAATCCGCGATGTGGCGCCCGCCAAGCGCACTGGTTTTGCAATCGCGCTCTTTGGCCTGGCGAGCCCGCTTGGCTTTGCGCTCGGGCCGCTCATGGGAAGCTTTCTGGTTGAACACACGGGACTTGGCCTGCATGGCTTATTCATGCTTGACGGCGTTCTCTCGGCTGGGACAGGCGTGCTCGTCTCTGCGCTGTTTCGCGAGGTGCGGCCTAAAGCGCCGCCGCAGGGTCGCACCATCGATCTCGCACTGCGCGCGGTTTCACGCGTCTTTACCTCACCGCGCATCAGGAAACTGTTCATCATCTTTGGTCTGGTGATTCTGGGGCGGCAGATGGTCTCGCCATTTATACCGCTCTTAGTCATCCACCTGCACCCCATGCGCTATGGTCAACTCAGCGCCATTGGCCTCGTGACGGGAACCTCCGCGCTTGCTGGCGCCGCGATTTCCCCGCTTGCCGGCGCGCTTGGGGACCGCATCGGGTTTCGCCGCGTCCTGTTTGTTTCTGTGTTGGTCATGGCCGCGAGCTTCTTTCTTATGGCCGTCTCCCAGAGCGTCCTCGCGCTGGCCGCGCTGAGCCTGTTTTTTTCTGCCGCGAACAGCATCAACTTTGCGATGATTTTTTCCATGCTCGCAACGACGCTGAGCGACGAGGAGCGAACGCCCGCGCTAAACCTGGTGTACGTCCCACTTTATATCTCAGGGATCATCGGCCCCATCCTCGCGGGCGCAATCGCCCGCACCGATCTCGCGCTCGTATTCATCGCGGCCGGCGTCATGGCGCTCATCGGAGCGTGGGTGGTCTATCTAACGCGTACGCGCACGGTGGTCATGACTCCTGAGCCTCGCGCGTGA
- the proC gene encoding pyrroline-5-carboxylate reductase has translation MKALGTLHLGFLGAGAIAEALIRGLTTTGVARPEQIHVTNRGNRSRLEELQLRYGVNTYALASDALAHVDVILICTKPRDVPTALTTIAPFVPRDVLYVSIAAGVSIATIESSLTTAKGCLDRSRKRIVRAMPNTSSVVLCSATGYALSHACTPEDEAVVRTLLSAVGRAYPLDESLLNAVTGLSGSGPAYVYYLAEAMTQGGIDVGLDPHTATELVVETLFGAAQMLRERVAPPTALRKQVTSPNGTTMAGLAVLDAYSFTDAVRAAIKRATERSAELGDEFTREAQES, from the coding sequence GTGAAAGCGTTAGGAACGCTGCACCTTGGGTTTCTTGGCGCAGGTGCGATCGCGGAGGCACTCATCCGCGGTCTCACCACGACCGGCGTCGCCCGACCTGAGCAAATTCATGTGACGAACCGGGGAAACCGCTCTCGCCTTGAGGAGCTTCAATTGCGCTACGGTGTAAACACGTACGCACTGGCATCTGATGCGCTCGCGCATGTCGATGTCATTTTGATTTGCACGAAACCGCGCGACGTACCAACCGCGCTCACAACCATCGCGCCGTTTGTTCCACGGGATGTGTTATACGTCTCGATTGCAGCCGGTGTCTCCATTGCGACGATCGAATCGTCGCTCACGACGGCCAAGGGATGTCTGGATCGCTCCCGCAAGCGGATTGTGCGCGCGATGCCTAACACCTCGAGTGTCGTCCTCTGTTCCGCGACAGGTTACGCGCTGAGTCACGCCTGCACACCAGAGGACGAAGCCGTCGTCCGCACGCTGCTCAGTGCAGTGGGACGCGCATATCCACTTGACGAGTCGCTTTTAAACGCGGTGACCGGCCTGTCTGGCAGCGGTCCTGCGTATGTGTACTACCTCGCCGAGGCGATGACACAAGGGGGCATCGACGTTGGTCTTGATCCGCATACCGCGACAGAGCTTGTGGTTGAAACGTTGTTTGGCGCAGCGCAGATGCTGCGTGAGCGCGTGGCGCCACCGACTGCGCTGCGAAAACAAGTGACGTCTCCCAACGGCACGACGATGGCCGGCCTCGCAGTGCTTGACGCGTACTCGTTTACAGACGCCGTGCGCGCCGCGATCAAGCGCGCGACAGAACGCTCGGCAGAACTTGGCGATGAGTTCACGCGCGAGGCTCAGGAGTCATGA
- the thrB gene encoding homoserine kinase, which yields MNVSIYVPATSANLGPGFDCMGIALDLWNEFHATPADDLRIEIEGVGADTLPRDETNLFIRCMKMMYERAGQPFRGVHLRMVNRIPIAAGLGSSAAALVGGLLTANHFLDSPFSSAQLLRIAVEDEGHPDNVAPAFLGGAVLAYLDQHAVTHVNLPIRDNLTFVAVTPRFPLLTETARGVLPDRVARADAIFNVAHASSLLRHSPQAICHCCAARSPIACTKTRANT from the coding sequence GTGAACGTCAGCATCTATGTGCCTGCGACGAGCGCCAATCTCGGACCAGGGTTTGACTGTATGGGCATCGCACTTGATCTTTGGAATGAATTTCACGCAACGCCGGCTGACGATCTGCGCATCGAGATTGAAGGTGTGGGCGCCGACACTCTGCCGCGCGATGAAACGAACCTCTTCATCCGCTGCATGAAAATGATGTACGAGCGCGCGGGGCAGCCGTTTCGCGGCGTTCATCTGCGCATGGTCAACCGCATTCCGATCGCGGCGGGACTCGGTTCAAGCGCGGCCGCACTCGTAGGCGGTTTGCTCACCGCAAACCACTTTCTCGACTCCCCTTTTTCAAGCGCACAGCTACTGCGCATCGCCGTCGAAGATGAGGGCCATCCAGACAATGTCGCGCCTGCTTTTTTGGGCGGCGCTGTCCTTGCGTATCTTGATCAACACGCTGTCACACACGTCAACCTGCCGATTCGCGACAATCTCACGTTTGTCGCGGTCACTCCCAGATTCCCGCTGCTCACAGAGACCGCGCGTGGTGTGCTGCCGGATCGTGTCGCGCGCGCAGACGCCATCTTTAACGTGGCGCATGCGAGTTCCTTACTGCGGCACTCACCACAGGCAATCTGCCATTGTTGCGCCGCGCGCTCGCCGATCGCCTGCACCAAGACGCGCGCAAACACCTGA
- the thrC gene encoding threonine synthase — protein MNQSTEQSKRSGILARFAKDLPVTDKTPSLSLCEGDTPLIPAPYLSERVQAQVYLKYEGANPTGSFKDRGMVMAIAKAIEEGSQAVICASTGNTSAAAAAYAARAGLRCVVIIPAGYVALGKLAQALAYGAEVISIAGNFDEALTIVRDVAASEPITLVNSVNPYRLQGQKTAAFELVETLGKAPDYLAIPVGNAGNISAYHMGFVEWDQARQSGVPHMLGFQAAGAAPIVSGHIVEKPDTIATAIRIGNPASWQLANRALADSRGAIAAVTDEEILDAYRLLAKREGVFAEPASAAPIAGILKRATSLPFSPDDKIVCVLTGNGLKDPDTAVSSQRVATRTVEASRNAVWRAIVEGKS, from the coding sequence GTGAATCAGTCCACCGAGCAAAGCAAGCGATCCGGTATTCTCGCCCGCTTTGCAAAAGACCTTCCCGTGACGGATAAGACCCCCTCACTAAGCCTTTGCGAAGGAGACACCCCACTCATTCCTGCGCCCTATCTCTCAGAGCGCGTACAGGCGCAGGTCTATCTCAAATACGAAGGCGCCAATCCAACAGGTTCTTTCAAAGACCGCGGCATGGTCATGGCGATTGCCAAAGCGATCGAAGAAGGTAGCCAGGCGGTTATCTGCGCATCCACTGGAAACACGTCTGCCGCCGCTGCGGCGTACGCCGCGCGCGCCGGACTGCGCTGTGTCGTGATCATCCCAGCCGGCTACGTCGCACTCGGCAAACTCGCACAGGCGCTCGCCTACGGCGCCGAGGTCATCAGCATCGCAGGCAACTTTGACGAGGCGCTCACGATCGTGCGCGACGTCGCGGCAAGCGAGCCGATCACCCTTGTAAACTCCGTCAACCCCTACCGCTTGCAGGGGCAAAAAACTGCCGCGTTTGAACTGGTTGAAACGCTTGGCAAGGCGCCTGATTACCTGGCGATCCCTGTCGGCAATGCCGGAAACATCTCCGCGTATCACATGGGCTTTGTCGAGTGGGATCAAGCGAGACAGTCCGGCGTGCCGCATATGCTTGGCTTTCAGGCGGCGGGCGCCGCGCCGATTGTGAGTGGCCACATCGTAGAAAAACCCGACACGATTGCGACTGCGATTCGCATCGGCAATCCGGCGAGCTGGCAGCTTGCAAACCGCGCGCTAGCCGACAGCCGCGGCGCGATCGCGGCCGTAACGGACGAAGAAATTCTTGACGCGTACAGGCTGCTTGCAAAGCGCGAAGGCGTCTTTGCAGAGCCGGCCTCAGCCGCGCCGATCGCCGGTATCCTAAAGCGCGCCACGAGTTTGCCTTTTTCACCTGATGATAAAATTGTCTGCGTCCTGACAGGGAACGGCTTAAAAGACCCGGATACGGCAGTCTCTTCCCAACGTGTGGCCACGCGCACGGTAGAAGCATCCCGCAACGCCGTTTGGCGCGCCATTGTGGAGGGAAAATCGTGA